From one Henriciella marina DSM 19595 genomic stretch:
- a CDS encoding MgtC/SapB family protein, whose amino-acid sequence MQQVDALFATEIGAVQLFLRIGAACLFGALIGIEREIRDRPAGLRTFMLVSLAACLFTVIALEISLMLDQPDDASSIRPDPLRIIEAVTAGVAFIAAGAIIRHSGRLEGLTTGAGLWLAGAIGLACGAGFIAIAALVTCLALLILTLFHMIEGKLPIIDTKDPGKDDGSGEP is encoded by the coding sequence ATGCAACAAGTGGATGCCCTGTTTGCGACCGAAATCGGTGCGGTGCAGCTTTTCCTGCGCATTGGTGCAGCCTGCCTGTTTGGCGCGCTGATCGGCATCGAGCGGGAGATTCGCGACCGGCCAGCGGGGTTGCGCACATTCATGCTGGTATCACTGGCCGCATGCCTTTTCACCGTCATTGCCCTGGAGATAAGTCTGATGCTTGACCAGCCTGACGATGCCTCCAGCATCCGCCCCGACCCGCTGCGCATCATCGAGGCCGTGACGGCCGGTGTCGCCTTCATCGCAGCCGGTGCGATTATCCGTCATAGCGGCAGGCTGGAAGGCCTGACCACCGGGGCTGGGCTCTGGCTGGCCGGGGCGATTGGCCTCGCATGCGGGGCGGGCTTTATCGCGATTGCAGCGCTCGTCACGTGTCTGGCGCTGCTGATCCTGACGCTGTTCCACATGATTGAAGGCAAGCTGCCGATTATCGACACAAAGGATCCGGGCAAGGATGACGGATCAGGCGAGCCCTAG